The genomic window CGAAAATTAGATTTGTCATTCTGAATGAAATGTAGAATCTTTGAGATGTTTCGCTTCATTCAACATGACAGGTTAAGCATTTATGCAAGAGGTCTAATGAATATTAACTATTTATCGTGTTGTTCGTAAGCCAAAACAATACGCTGTACTAAGGGATGACGCACGACATCTTTTTGAGTAAATTCAGAAAAGCCAATACCTTCAACGTGCTTTAAAATTTGCAAAGCCACTGTTAAACCAGATTGTTGATTCATCGGTAAATCAGTTTGTGTGGTGTCGCCTGTAATTACCATCCGCGAACGGAAACCCAAACGGGTTAAAACCATTTTCATTTGGGCGGGGGTGGTATTTTGGGCTTCATCTACAATCACAAAAGCATGGTTTAAAGTACGTCCCCGCATATAAGCTAGTGGAGCAACTTCAATGATTCCCCGTTCTATCAAATTAGCTACTTTTTCTTGATCGATGAATTCATGGATAGCATCATAAAGAGGACGGAGATAGGGGTTAATTTTCTGCTGCAAGTCTCCAGGTAAAAATCCCAGGCGTTCACCAGCTTCTACCGCCGGACGAGTTAAGATGAGTTTTTCTACTTGGTTAGAGAGGAGTGCTTGCACGGCAATAACGACAGCCAAGTATGTCTTACCAGTTCCAGCAGGCCCAGTGCAGAAGGTGAGGTCATGCTTTCGGATATGTTCGATGTACTGGCGTTGTTTAAAGGTTTTGGCGCGAACTTCGTCACCCCGACGAGTTTTTGCTAGGATATGTCGCTGTAATTCTTGCAATTCTCCTTGGCGGTGGGTATCTATGGCTTGGCGGGCTGTTAAAATATCGGCACTGGAAATATTATTACCCTGAACCCAGATATTTTCTAGCGATCGCACTAATTGAGCAGCTAGGTCTTTTTGTGTGTCTGTACCAGAAATATGTAGTTCTTGTCCACGCAATACAAAGTTAGCTCCTGTGTGTCGGGATAAGATTTTCAGATTTTCTTCTCTATCACCGGCTATAGCGATCGCACTGGGAATATTCGGCAGCTGAATTATTAAGGCATCTGCCATAGTTATTTTTTAATTGTGTGGGGGGCAATTTTTAACAACAGTTGATTACTTTTGGTGAGTTTTTATCTCATTCGTAAAGATTATTTTTATACTATTCTAGCTTGAAAACTCTATCTAATTAGTCTTAAGTTCTAGCAAGGTTGCAATTAATTTTTATCACCGCCCACGTATTGCCTGCTGGAAAGGTGCAAAAATTAACAAAGTGCAGGGGTTTAAGCAAAGAGCCTCATTAAAATCCTGACTTTTCACGTTATGTGGAAAAGCTAACGTGAAACCTAACCCCCTAATCCCCTTCCCTAGTAGGGAAGGGGGAAAATGTAGAGACGTTCTAACTATTTCTGTAAGTTAGCCGCGTGCAAACCACACTCCTTAGCAGTGGACTCTTCCCACCACCAACGGCCTTCGCGTTCGTGCTGGTTGGGTAACACTGGTCTGGTGCAGGGTTCGCAACCAATACTCACAAAACCGCGTTCGTGTAACTTGTTATAAGGCACATCTAAAGCCCGAATATATTCCCACACTTCAGCAGAAGACCAATTTGCTAAGGGGTTAAACTTAATCAATTGATGGTCTTCAGTGGAAAAGGCACTATCAACTTCAATTACAGGAATATGGTTGCGAGTGCTAGGACTTTGGTCTTTGCGCTGTCCTGTCACCCAAGCATCCAGAGTGTTAAGTTTGCGGTGCAGTGGTCTGACTTTGCGGACTCCACAGCATTCTTTGTGGCCATCTTGATAGAAACTATACAATCCCTTCTCTTCTACCAAAGCTTGAACTTCCGCAGCATCAGGGAACATTACTTCTAATTTGATCCCATAATGTTCTCTGACTTTATCTAAGAATTGATATGTTTCTGGGTGTAACCTGCCGGTATCAAGTGTAAACACGCGGAAGTTTTTGGTAATCTTGGACGCAATATCAATTAGCACAACATCCTCAGCACCACTGAAAGAAATTGCTAGGTTGTTAAAGGTTTCTAGGGCAAATTTGAGAATTTCCCTGGGTGATTTTTGACTATATTCTGCTTCTAAAGCAGCAATATTTAAATCCGTTTGGGCGGCTAGCATATCTAAATGTTCTCCTCTGTCGCACCCTGAATTTTACCAAGTTTAAGATGCTGTTATAACAATCCGGGCAAAATGACTTGATAGTGCTAACAAAATTTAGCGATGCTTAAAGAGCTTCCGGTGGTGCGATATCATTGCCAACACTGATACTACCATCAGCACTAGATTTGATTCCTGGTTTATTAGTAATCTCAGTTTGATGCTGTGGTGACGGGGAAACCGATGGAACTGGTGAATTTACTAAACTGTTAGTGGTTGATGGTTGAGATAGATGAGATAATCCTCCTACTGCTCCAGCAATAAGGGCTGTATAACCTAGATATAAATGTAGTGGACGGATTTCTAATCTCAAATCTAGAGCATCTTTCTGAGGCTGATACCAAGAGGGCAAAATTGATTTTACTATGCCAGGTGTGGGTAGAGAAGATGCCAAAATTGTGCCATTAATTCCTAAAGCATTGCCCATGACGCGGATAAAACCCCGCAAATATACATCTTCTGGCAAAAACTCAAAGTTGGCGTTTTCGACTGCTTCCATTTGTTGAATTGGAATGTGAGTATAGACTTGTAGTTGCTCTAAACTCAAATATTGAGAGTCACGGGCTTGCTTTAATTGCAACCCTATTTGTTGCATGACTTCTAGGCGGTGTTGTGCTGCGATTTGTTTGGCTAACTCAGCCTTGGAAGGCTTTTGGTTTGGGTGAAACCATTGGCTGAGTTTGGTTACTGGGTTGTTGTGGGTGCTTTTTGTACTTTCTTTATCTGTATCAATGCTTACATCTGTATTAATGCTGGTTGTCTCTGAAGTTAATGCTGTTGGTGTCTGGTAATTAGATAAAGCACTTGACTTTTCTGCTTCAATATTGTCTGCAATCTCAGTATTCTCTTCTTCTGGATTTTGTTGTGCAAATTGCTGGAATGCCAAACCAATCGCTTCTCTACCTATAGCTTTACAAAACACTTTGGCTTGATCACCAGTATCACCTAATAAGGTTTGTAACCTAGCTACAATTCGGCGATAAATTTTACTACTATGAAGTTCAGCCTCAATCTGACCTAAGAGCGATCGCAATTCATCTTGAGAAAGGGTAACTGCTGACTTTCCTGGCATATTTAATAAATACACAGATGCGGTAGACATAATTAAAGTAGATTTGACTAAACAAACCAGACCATTCTGTATAATTTATCGTGTTTGCCATAAATAAATCAGGACGGTTTGGTATGAATTTTACTGATTTTTTAAGTCATACCACTTTAATTAATGATGGCAATCTATCCTTTGCTAGATGCACAATGTCCCATACCCAATGCTCCTTAAATAATCACTATTGACTATTAACCATTGACCTCTGCACAAAAGCCTCTACCCATTGTAAATATTGCACCCCTGATAATTTTGCTAGGTCGTTATGATCTGCTCCTTCAACTAAAATTAGTTTTTTAGGTTCAGGTGCAACATCATACAATTTTTGGCTCATAAAGGCAGGTATTGTAGAATCAGCCGTACCATGAATGAATAAAATTGGCATTTTTAATTGAGGTATTTTATCAATAGATTCAAATCGCTGTGTCAAAAGTAAATTAACTGGAAATAACCGAAACATATTGCGATAATCTATAACATCCCGCACAGATGTAAAAGTGCCTTCGACAATTAATCCTGCTGCTTTTGGTTGTTTTAATGCTAAATCAATGGCTACAGCTCCCCCTAAAGAATGACCGTAGAGAAAAATCTGCTCAGGGGGAATTTGTTTTTGCTGTACTAAGTAATTCCAAGCAGTTTCAGCATCTTGATAAACGTTCATTTCGTTGGGAAACGAACCTTCGCTGCGTCCGTACCCTCGGTAATCAATCAGCAACACAGAAAATCCTAGTTGGTAAAATCTGTGAGCATGACTCAGATTTGCACTAATGTTCTTACCATTACCGTGTAAATACAATAACACCTTAGCATTGGGTTGTTTAGCTGGCATCCACCAAGCGTGTAGACGTTCCACCTGACCAGACTTTGCTTTTACAGGTAGCCAAACATCCTCATAGGGGATACTAAAATACTCCGGTGTAAATTCAATGGCAGTAGTGGGAAAAAATATCAAGCGAGTTTGTTGCCGTGAAACTAATATACACAGTGTCAGATACGCGATCGCTATAACTGTTGTGACTAAAGGTAGCAACTTGAAACATACTTGTAACACAAGGGGCAATTTTTTGATGATCATGGGCATAATCTGATGATTTAACAAATATTGATAAAGACAATAATTTTTTAATAACCAAAAAAGGTTAATATTTTGCCATTAGAATTTCTCATTAGAATTAAAATCTGACAAAAAATTTGATCATTCCATTAAATAGTAATAATATTTACTTTGCCTAAGTAGTCTCACTGGGGAATAGTAAACATTAGCTAAAACTAGGAGCAGACCGTGACGCTATTAAATGAGACACAAAAAGAACGATTGCTAGAAATAAGTAGATATTTACGACAAACCAGAGAAGAAAAATCTATCCGTATAGAAGAAGTAGCAGCTCAAACAAATATTCGATTATCGTTATTAAAAGCTTTAGATGCAGGAGACTTTGAAGAATTACCAGAACCGGTTTATGTTCAGGGATTCATCCGCCGTTATGCAGATATTGTTGGATTAGATGGTACGGCTGTCGCCAATTCTTTTACAGTTAATGCTTTACCTCCAAACCCTTATACAGATTCTAAGCAGAAAAAGGCAAATTCAGACAAAAAGCCTAAGATTCGCATACCTCTTGTTGTACCCTATATTTTGTTATTAGGTATTGCTGGCACTGGGCTAATTTATGTCCTCAATCCTAAACTCATAACCAAATCTTTAACCAACAAAAAAGCCTCTGTATCCAGTCAAGTCGAACAAACCACCCCCTCACAGGTAGTTTCTTCATCCACAGAAGAAGGTCTAGCTAATCAACAAAATTCTATTCCCCAAGAAACATCGCCAGTAGCTACTCCATCATCTGTAACGGCAGAATCATCAACTTTACCTAACAGCACAGATAATTCCAATTTGACAGTTACCTTAGAACTGCAAGGCGATTCATGGTTACAAGTCACAGCAGACGGTAAAACAGAGTTTGTAGGTAATTTAACCAAGGGAGAACGGAGAACTTGGGCAGCACAAAAAGAGTTGACTGTGCGTTCTGGTAACGCTGGTGCTGTGTTGGTGGGTGTCGATAATCAACCTGCACAACCTTTAGGGGGACAAGGAGAAGTTAAACAAGTAACTTATAAATCGGAGAATATTGGTCAATAGTCTATAGCGTGAGGTACAAGAACCCCACCCCCAACCCCCTCCCCGCAAGCAAGGAGGGGGCTAATAATTTACTCTTCCCCTTTTCTTCTTGTCTCCCCATTTCCCACTCAGCACCGGCTAAACGCCGCGCTACCGCTAACAGCACTCAGCACTCAGCACTCAGCACTCAGCACTCAGCACTCAGCACTCAGCACTCTAAATTGTTGGCTGACGTAGATGCCAAGTAGTTGATTGCTCATAGGCGTAGGCTACTTGTAGTAATTGGTCTTCTTTCAAAACTTTTCCGATTAGCTGTAAGCCGATGGGTAGTCCTTGGTCATCAAAACCACAGGGAATACTGATTCCTGGTAAACCAGCGAGGTTTACGGGAATAGTCATCAGGTCATTCAAATACATACTTAAGGGGTCAGTAGTTTTTTCCCCGGCTTTAAATGCTGTGGTAGGCGCAGTAGGAGTCACCAACACATCAACGGTTTCAAAGGCTCTTTCAAAGTCTTGTTTAATGAGGGTACGGACTTTTTGCGCTTTCAGATAATAAGCATCATAATAGCCAGCTGAAAGGGCATATGTCCCAATCATGATCCGACGCTTGACTTCTGTACCAAATCCAGTAGCACGGGTAGTCTTGTACATAGACAGCAGATTATCCGCATCTGGCGCACGCCAGCCATATTTCACGCCATCGTATCGGGCTAGGTTGGCTGATGCTTCTGAGGGGGCGATGATGTAATAACTAGGTAAGCCATAACGGAAGTTAGGACAGGAAATTACATGAATTTCTGCGCCTAAACGCTGTAGTTGCTCAATGGCTTTGGTAACGGCTTGTTCGACGACAGGATCTAAACCTTCGCCAAAGGTTTCTTTGATGATGCCAATTCGTAGTTTACCTCTAGCTTTGAGGTCTGGTTTTAAACTAGCTGCGTAATCAGGAATTTCAACTTTCAGGCTGGTGGAATCTTTCGGGTCATAACCTGCGATCGCATTTAATAATATCGCGGTATCTTCTACTGAGCGTCCAAAGGGGCCAATTTGATCCAAAGATGACGCGTAAGCTACTAAACCATAACGGGAAATTAACCCATAGGTTGGTTTTAGTCCTACCACACCACAAAAAGATGCAGGTTGGCGAATTGAACCTCCTGTATCAGAACCCAACGCAACAACGCATTCATCGGCGGCTACGGCTGCGGCTGAACCTCCAGAAGAACCACCAGGAACTCTAGACAAATCCCAAGGGTTTGCTGTGACTTGATAGGCAGAATTTTCGGTGGAACTACCCATCGCAAATTCATCTAAGTTGGTTTTACCAACAATTACCGCCCCAGCATCAATCAGCTTTTGTGACACTGTTGATTCATAAGGCGGGACAAAATTTTCTAAAATCCGTGAGGCGCAAGTAGTGGGAATGCCTTTAGTACACATATTGTCTTTTACACCCAGGGGAATTCCCGCCAGCAGCCCAATTTCTTCGCCGGCAGCAATTTTGGCATCCACAGCACTAGCTTGCTCTAACGCTTTTTCTGCCGTTATGTGTAAAAAACTGTGCAATTTTGGCTCTAACGCTTGAATACGGTCTAAAGCTTCTTGGGCTATTTCAACGGCAGAACGTTCTTTTTTAACTAGTTGTTCGTGCAGCTCGCGGATGGATGCCATGATTGCTCTCTTTGTGACTCGAATCATTGATTTTAGTACATATTGATGGGGACTGGGTACTGGGGATTGGGGATTGGGGAAATATCTTATATTAGTATTCTTCCTTGTCTGTCTGCCTAGCCTAAAATTCTTTGTATCACATAAACTTATAGATTCTCACATCAGGGTTAAAGTATATGATTAAAATTATTACTCGTAAGTATGTAGGTAAAGAAAATGTCTACGATATAGGAGTTGAGCGTGACCACAATTTTGTCATTAAAAATGGCTTAATCGCTTCTAATTGTTTCAATAAATCGCACTCAACAGCCTATGCCTATGTTACTTACCAAACAGCATATCTGAAAGCTAATTACCCACTGGAATATATGGCTGCACTGCTGACGGCTAACAGTGGTGATACCGACAAGGTGCAGAAATATATTTCCACCTGTATGAGTATGAATATTCAAATAGAACCACCAGATATTAATCGCTCTGGGGTGGATTTTACGCCAGTGGGGGGGAAGATTTTGTTTGGGTTTTCGGCTGTGCGGAACGTTGGACAAAATGCGATCGCGGCGACGCTAGAAGCACGGAATGAGGGAGGCGCGTTTAAATCTCTCGCTGATTTTTGCGATCGCGTCGATCTTCGCACTGTCAACCGTCGGACTTTAGAATCGCTAATTTACTGTGGAGCTTTTGACAAAATAGAATCGAATCGTCAGCAATTAATTCAAGATTTAGAACTAGTTTACGATTGGGCGCAATCCCGTGCTAGAGATAAAGCATCCGGTCAAGGAAATCTATTTGATTTATTAGGTGGCTTGTCTTCTAGCAATGATAACAAAACTAATAATGCCTTTGAAACTGCTCCTAAAGCTAAACCTGTAAATGACTATCCACCCCAGGAAAAATTGCGGCTAGAAAAGGAATTATTAGGTTTTTATGTCTCCGACCATCCACTAAAAGCCTTAAGGCAAGTTGCATCGCTTTTGACCCCAATTAATCTATCTCAACTTGGTGAACAAAGAGAAGACACAAAACTCTGTGTGGTTGTCATGCTTAACGGGGTGAAAAAAGTGATGACCAAAAAAGGCGATGCTATGGCGATTTTGCAAATAGAAGATTTAACATCTCAAACTGAAGCTGTAGTATTTCCCAAAACTTATGAACGAATCAGTTTTCTGTTACAAGTTGATGTCAGATTAATTATTTGGGGTAAACTAGACCGCCGCGACGAACAAATTCAATTAATAGTTGAAGATGCAGAACCTGTAGAAACAGTACAAATGGTAATGGTGGAACTAAATCCCCAACAAGCAGCCAATATTGAAGAACTGCATCGCTTGAAAACAATTTTACAAGAACAGTCAGGTGATAAAGAAAAGTCAAAAATGCCCGTGATAGGAATTATACAAACTGAACATTCTCGTAAATTAGTCCGCTTAGGGTGGCAATTTTGCGTACAAGATGCCCGTATCACCGTTCAAGCTTTACAAAATGCCAGATTCCCCGCACACCTTAGACCGTTGACTGGCGGTTAATTCAGAAGAAGCAGGGGAGTAGAGGAGGAAATACAATGCCCAATACCCAATTGCCAGTATATTGACGTAGCAATTATGAAAATTAATACTTTTTTTAGTTAGTTATGCGGATGATGATTTCCTGTAGTAAGTGGTATCTTTTTATGCCATGACAACTTCGGCAAGAGGTAGGGGAAGGAGCTAAAACTTAATGATTGCTAATGATTTAAGTAAGTTTGTATGTTACTGCAAAAAAATTCAACCCCAAACCCAGGAAGAAATTAAACAATTTTTTGAAGGGGTGATTGTATTTCCCTACGATAAGGAACTACTTTTGCAAGCTTATCTATTTTTGAATATTCGGACTTTGTTTCCTTCATGCTATGAGTTATTGTTGTTTGAAAAATCTCCGATTTCAGACTATACAGACCTAGGAAAATGTGATTTTGTCTATTTAACATTTCAAGGTAATTTGTTTTTAGTTGAGACAAAATTTATTGATACAGAAGCAACAGGAGCTACAGAAAGAAAACGTAGAAATAAGCATAGGAATAAAGTATTTGAACAAGTAATTACTTTAAAAGGTAGGTTTAGTCAATATTGGGATATTCATCCTGAACAGTTGGAATGTGGTGTTTTTACTACAGATTCTGATATTGATTGGCGAGGTGATTGTGTCAATGTTGTGACTAAATCTATATCTATAGATAATCTCGAAAAATGGCGGAGAAATTACAAGAAAATTAAGTAGTAGGGATGTAGGGGTGTAGGGGTGTAGGGGTTTAGGGGTGTAGGGGTTTAGGGGTTTAGGGAAGTAAATTCAATGCTCAATGTTAATTGACTATTAACTATTAACTATTAACAATTGGTTTAGGCGATCGCAAAACTGCATCTAGTAAACCAGGAAACAGCACTTCTAAATCTTCTCGCCGCAATCTGTTGATGTGTTGTGTTCCTTCCTTGCGACTCAATACTACCCCTGACTCCCGCAGAATCTTAAAGTGATTCGACATGGTAGACTTAGCGATCGCAAAATCAAAGTCTCCACAGCACTGCTCACCCTTGGTTGCTAGCAAGCGCACCATCTCTAGCCGTACAGGATCGCCTAGCGCATACAACACTCCGGGTAACGTAATATCTTTTCGGTCTGGATGATATAAAAATTTCATAACTTGCATTATCTCTTAAATTGGCTTATATTTTTATTATTCGATAATCCCGAACAAAAGAATTAAATCAGGGAGGCAACTATGTCATCCGTCACAAATGTTACAGAAGCCACATTTAAACAAGAGGTACTCGATAGTGAAGTTCCAGTGTTAGTGGATTTTTGGGCCCCTTGGTGTGGTCCTTGTCGGATGGTAGCCCCAGTTGTCGATGAAATTGCTAGCGAATACGTAGGGCAAGTAAAAGTGGTAAAGTTAAACACAGATCAAAATCCCACCGTTGCCAGCCATTACGGAATTCGCAGTATTCCTACTCTGATGGTATTTAAGGGAGGGCGACAAGTCGATACAGTTGTAGGGGCTGTTGCTAAAACTAGTTTGACTAAGACTTTAACTCAGCATATTCAGCAAGGGTGACAGGTGATAGGTGACAGGTGTTTTTTACTCAGCACCAGCTGAACGCCGCGCTACCGCTAACACCACTCAAAACTCACCGCTCAAAACTCACCACTCAGCACTCAAAACTCAGCACTCACCACTCAGCACTCTCTCAAAGCGTAATCCTAATTAAATCAAATCAGAGGAGAATCTCATGAGTATAATCACTAAAACTCAACCTCTAGAAGTACCCAAGGCTATTATTCAAAGACGCTCAATCAAAGCTTTTAAAACAGACCCCATAGCACCAGAACTGCTGAAGCAACTAGTAGAGTTGACTGTAGCTGCACCTAGTAGCTTTAATATGCAAGGCTGGCGGATTATTTTAGTTCAAGACGAAACCCAAAAGGCGGCTTTATCAGCTGCATCTTGGAATCAAAAGCAAATTATTCAAGCACCAGTAACCTTTGTGTTTGCAGCCGATCCTAATGCAGGAGAAGGTGATTTAAGCTTAGTGTATGAAAAAGCTTTGCAAACTGGGGCATGGAATGAAGGTACAGTAAATTATTTTAAAAATGCTATTCCCCAATTCCAGGCGGGTTTGGGAGACAAACGCCGGGAATATGCGATTAAAGATGCTATTATTGCCGCTACTCATTTAGTTTTAGCAGCAGAAAGTTTAGGACTATCTACCTGTTTCATGAATGGTTGGATTGAAGAGCAAGTCAAAGCAGTAATTGGTGCAACGGATGAGCCTGATTTAGCGATCGCAGTTTTAGTTCCTGTAGGTTATGCTGCCGAACCCCGTCTAGATCCTGGTCGCTTGCCATTATCCTACAACGTCTTTGTAGACAAAATTGATAACCCATATCAAGGTTGACTGCCAAATAACTTGTCAGCCTAGATTCATCTATCCTGCTAAGGATAATATGCTTTTCTTTGGTACTACTTCATTAGGAAAAAATTGCTGAATATTGCGTAAATCATCTGAATATACAGCCTATTTTACTGCTGAATTAGGCTGTATTTTTCTACTTTTTGATTAAAACACTTATATCTCTGGTATGGTTCAAAACCTTATCTATCCTTGTTACGGTTGCTAATGAAATTAATTACAACCGCAATCATTATGGCTTCTACGCAAACCAGCGATCCAACTATTCGCGAAAATGTCCAAGCGTGGCAGAAATTGGATACAGATGAACAGCTTGCTTTGTTTTGGTTTATCTACACAGAAATGGGAGATACAATTACACCAGCCGCCCCGAATGCTAGCACTGTTTCTCCAGAAATTGCCGAGGGCTTATTTAATCAAGTCAAAGACTTAAATCATGAACAACAATTACAGTTACAACGTGACTTGATTAACCGTGTAGATAACCAAATTAGTCGCCAATATGGTTCATTAAGTGATACGACAAAATTACTATTTTGGTATCGTTTAGCTCAAGGCATGGAAAATACTACTATTGTGCCTATGCCACCTGACTACGAACTTGGTTCTCAAGGTAAAAAACTCTTGGATAAAATCAAAACACTATCATTTGAAAAGCAGATTACTGTTTTCCGTGATTATGTTTCCCCGATGGGTGCTGAACCAAAACCTGGTGCTGAGATTTAAATAAGTGTAGAGATGAGTTAGCGTAATTTCACATTTCAATAAATCTAAGTAGTAAATAAACACAGAGTAGAAATCAAAATTCTGCCTCTGTGTTTACTAGGTTGCTCTTTGGGTTAGATGCACCCAAAACTCTTAACGCCCTTTGCTTCGTATTTCATAATTTAAGTTAATTTCTAAAATATTACCTCTGTCTTACGACTGGTTTAAATTTATTAATTGTTGTCAGAACTTCTATCTTTTTATAGTGTTTTAAAATAGGCTATTTTTTTAACTTAAACGAAGGTATAGTTAATGGCTATACTCTTTATACAGAGTAGATTTTATCACTTGATAGAAATAAAACTACTTGAGCATACACAGTCAGAAAATACATTTAGTTTTGAAAATAAAGAACAATAACTAGAGAGGTTTTTATGACTTCTAAAAACGTTAATCCTGTAGAACAAGCTGTCTCGGATTTTAAGAAGTTAGATATAGACGATCGCCTGGTAGTATTTGGTTCATTGTTTAGCAAGGTTGCTGATACAATCTCCACCAGTGATATAGACAAATTACCAACACAAAAAGCTGCGGACTTAGTAGCAGAAATTCAGCAGCTTTCACCAGAAGAACAACTTTATGCTTTGCGTGATTTGCTACCAGCTTCAAGAAATGATCAAGATGAAATCATGCTAGATCCCCATCCTAGTAAAGCAATGGTTGAATTGGCTCAAGGT from Nostoc sp. UHCC 0870 includes these protein-coding regions:
- a CDS encoding orange carotenoid protein N-terminal domain-containing protein, translated to MASTQTSDPTIRENVQAWQKLDTDEQLALFWFIYTEMGDTITPAAPNASTVSPEIAEGLFNQVKDLNHEQQLQLQRDLINRVDNQISRQYGSLSDTTKLLFWYRLAQGMENTTIVPMPPDYELGSQGKKLLDKIKTLSFEKQITVFRDYVSPMGAEPKPGAEI
- a CDS encoding orange carotenoid protein N-terminal domain-containing protein, which translates into the protein MTSKNVNPVEQAVSDFKKLDIDDRLVVFGSLFSKVADTISTSDIDKLPTQKAADLVAEIQQLSPEEQLYALRDLLPASRNDQDEIMLDPHPSKAMVELAQGGSKIPTGEYGQLNAEGKIAFWYFLGQILGRTIINLPRDYTPSAQATAVLNNLRSLNTNDVMSFLKQVLQTRVTA